Proteins encoded by one window of Yersinia massiliensis:
- a CDS encoding MFS transporter: MQPGVPQQISTRLAFFVAGLGMAAWAPLVPFAKERIALNDASLGLLLLCIGVGSMMAMPLTGVLTAKWGCRAVILLAGAVLCLDLPLLAVMSTPLTMALALLVFGAAMGIIDVAMNIQAVIVEKASGRAMMSGFHGLFSVGGIAGAGGVSALLWLGLTPLMAILAAVALMIILLLSANKNLLQGSGAPHDGPLFVWPRGWVMFIGFLCFVMFLAEGSMLDWSAVFLTTLRGMETAQAGMGYAVFAIAMTLGRLNGDRIVNALGRYKVLFGGSLCAAIGIITAISVDSSIAAIIGFMLVGLGASNVVPILFTAAGNQTVMPANLAVASITTIGYAGILAGPAVIGFVAQLSSLSVAFGCVALLLLAVTASARAVTR, from the coding sequence ATGCAACCTGGTGTCCCACAGCAAATCTCGACTCGACTAGCATTCTTTGTCGCCGGATTAGGTATGGCTGCTTGGGCACCGTTGGTACCATTTGCTAAGGAACGTATCGCTCTTAATGACGCGTCGCTGGGCTTACTGCTGCTGTGTATTGGCGTTGGATCGATGATGGCAATGCCCCTAACGGGTGTACTCACTGCAAAATGGGGATGCCGAGCCGTGATTTTACTGGCGGGTGCCGTATTGTGCCTCGATCTTCCCTTACTAGCAGTAATGAGTACCCCACTAACGATGGCCTTGGCGTTGTTAGTTTTTGGGGCGGCGATGGGTATCATCGATGTCGCGATGAATATTCAGGCGGTGATCGTTGAGAAAGCCAGTGGCCGCGCGATGATGTCAGGTTTCCATGGGCTATTTAGTGTCGGCGGCATTGCCGGTGCGGGTGGTGTCAGCGCGTTACTGTGGCTAGGCCTTACGCCACTGATGGCAATATTAGCGGCGGTAGCATTAATGATAATCCTGTTGCTAAGCGCCAATAAAAACCTATTACAAGGCAGCGGTGCTCCTCATGATGGCCCACTATTTGTTTGGCCACGTGGATGGGTCATGTTTATCGGTTTTTTATGTTTTGTGATGTTTCTCGCGGAAGGCTCAATGCTGGACTGGAGTGCTGTTTTCCTGACGACATTACGGGGTATGGAAACCGCACAAGCTGGCATGGGCTATGCTGTATTTGCGATCGCCATGACACTGGGTCGCTTAAATGGTGACCGAATAGTGAATGCCTTGGGCAGATATAAGGTATTATTCGGGGGCAGTCTGTGTGCTGCGATAGGGATTATCACCGCAATAAGTGTTGATAGCAGCATTGCCGCGATTATTGGTTTTATGCTCGTGGGATTAGGTGCATCAAATGTGGTGCCTATTTTGTTCACGGCAGCAGGTAACCAAACCGTAATGCCGGCCAATCTGGCGGTGGCATCCATTACCACCATCGGTTATGCCGGTATACTTGCTGGCCCCGCAGTGATTGGTTTTGTTGCACAACTGAGTAGTTTATCGGTCGCTTTTGGCTGTGTGGCACTGTTATTACTGGCCGTCACTGCCAGTGCCCGAGCCGTTACGCGCTAA
- the rcsD gene encoding phosphotransferase RcsD has product MQNNSPSTHSAKITRYFWLFIVLLLITFGLYGYNYTNAYLTEKKHTLTYIASGLQQRIDDYRYHTYQLYDLANNPALANEAILSAQEVRLRPDIYYIEKPRRKTDTVIFGNHDPATLATALAMSDYLDSHWGSQNDTYSMYYLNGQDNSLTLVTTQALKEVTSRFKESYLTVAAESRRAEMLQQANTLDERESFSPLRKLRFQNAYYFTLRTTFNHPGHLATVIAFDLPINDLIPPNMARSNFLLQKDKTPINEGMTTEEVVAASVALNGYWVEFSAPLANATLKIVYRVPINQLAMDLLKNNFWLILSNILLLVLAVLGIYFVRRQYVRPSADIVDKLETQKSLSQEIIASLPQGLLVYNFNNNTVIASNQIADNLMPHLNLQKIAHMAEQHHGVIQGTVNNEVYEIRMFRSQISPETYLFLLHDQDKEVLVNKKLQQARREYDKSLQARKLMLHNLGIELNQPVNTLNQIAHTLRSTTDSQQQQTLTSQLITQSDAIIELIDNITLLTRLETQDWQPEQRTFSLSALIDALLLETLPAINQKGLTLFNHYSADIDQNYTGDENVLRKIISLLLHYSIITTDYGKITLNVSHEPEHPEQLIIQITDTGVGISDEEISNLNYPFLSQTLVDRYNHGSGLTFFLCNQLCRKLNGQLEIRSKIDIGTRYTIRVTMAVDNLQEEEQEKLLDGVTALLDITSEEVRSIITTLLSSFGASCIIADDRLPGRDYDVTLTDNSQHYENYTLLLTSDEIGLQQLQDNYIRVNYNLGSAVIDAILLLIEQRILSDESLEEPDTIAEDDISVYEQQLKSSDYYSLFVETVPVDLKKLYTEVQQRDFISLSQTAHRLKGVFAMLNLVLGKQLCETLEQHIADGDRLKIENSISQIDSFVTRLLQQGNP; this is encoded by the coding sequence ATGCAAAATAACTCGCCATCTACCCATTCAGCTAAGATAACGCGCTACTTCTGGCTGTTTATCGTATTACTGCTCATCACCTTTGGGCTGTATGGTTATAACTATACCAATGCTTATCTGACAGAAAAGAAACACACATTAACTTATATCGCCAGCGGCTTGCAGCAACGTATCGATGATTATCGCTATCACACCTACCAACTCTATGATTTAGCGAATAATCCAGCGCTAGCTAATGAAGCTATTCTATCAGCGCAAGAAGTCCGTCTACGCCCCGATATTTACTATATCGAGAAGCCACGCAGAAAAACGGATACGGTCATTTTTGGTAACCACGACCCCGCAACACTGGCAACGGCGCTAGCGATGTCAGACTATCTTGATAGCCATTGGGGATCACAAAATGACACTTATTCAATGTATTATCTCAACGGTCAAGACAATAGCCTGACATTGGTCACCACTCAAGCACTCAAAGAAGTCACTTCACGGTTTAAAGAAAGTTACCTGACGGTAGCAGCAGAATCCCGACGGGCAGAAATGTTACAACAGGCTAATACCTTAGATGAGCGCGAGAGTTTCTCGCCACTACGCAAATTACGTTTCCAGAACGCCTACTATTTCACGCTACGGACCACCTTTAATCACCCTGGCCATTTAGCAACGGTTATCGCGTTCGATCTGCCCATTAATGACTTAATTCCGCCCAATATGGCGCGTTCTAACTTCTTACTGCAAAAAGATAAAACCCCCATCAATGAAGGCATGACCACTGAAGAGGTTGTCGCCGCGAGTGTGGCACTCAATGGCTATTGGGTAGAATTTTCCGCGCCGTTAGCAAATGCCACACTGAAAATAGTTTATCGTGTCCCCATTAACCAATTAGCCATGGACTTGCTGAAAAACAACTTCTGGTTAATTCTCAGCAATATATTGCTACTCGTCTTAGCCGTGCTGGGCATCTATTTTGTTCGCCGTCAATACGTTCGCCCTAGTGCTGACATCGTTGATAAATTAGAAACACAGAAATCACTGAGCCAAGAAATTATTGCCAGTCTCCCTCAAGGTTTATTGGTCTATAACTTCAACAACAATACAGTCATCGCCAGTAATCAAATTGCGGATAATTTGATGCCGCACCTTAATTTGCAAAAAATTGCGCATATGGCTGAACAACACCATGGTGTGATTCAAGGCACGGTCAATAACGAAGTGTATGAAATCCGTATGTTCCGCAGCCAAATTTCACCGGAAACCTACCTCTTCCTGCTCCATGATCAGGATAAAGAGGTCTTAGTGAATAAAAAACTGCAACAGGCAAGGCGTGAATATGACAAGAGTCTGCAAGCCAGAAAACTGATGCTGCATAATTTAGGCATTGAGTTGAATCAGCCGGTTAATACACTGAATCAAATTGCTCATACGCTACGCAGCACGACTGACTCACAGCAGCAGCAGACACTGACATCCCAATTGATTACGCAATCTGATGCCATCATCGAATTGATTGATAACATCACCCTGCTCACACGCTTGGAAACGCAAGATTGGCAGCCAGAGCAACGTACGTTCTCTCTCTCTGCATTAATCGATGCCCTGCTGTTAGAAACATTACCCGCAATAAATCAGAAAGGACTAACGCTCTTTAATCACTACAGTGCCGATATTGATCAGAATTACACGGGTGATGAGAATGTATTGCGTAAAATAATTTCGCTGTTACTCCATTATTCCATTATTACGACTGATTACGGTAAAATTACACTCAATGTTAGCCATGAACCAGAGCACCCAGAACAACTGATTATTCAGATAACAGATACAGGTGTCGGTATATCGGATGAAGAGATCAGTAATCTAAATTATCCTTTCCTCAGCCAAACACTGGTCGACAGATACAATCACGGCTCAGGGTTGACGTTCTTTTTATGTAACCAATTATGTAGGAAGTTAAACGGCCAATTAGAGATTCGCAGTAAAATCGATATAGGTACACGTTATACCATCCGCGTAACTATGGCTGTCGATAATTTGCAAGAAGAAGAGCAAGAGAAATTATTAGATGGCGTCACCGCGTTATTAGATATCACCTCAGAGGAAGTCCGTTCGATCATCACCACATTATTGAGTTCGTTTGGTGCTAGCTGTATTATTGCTGATGATCGCCTACCGGGTAGAGATTACGATGTTACCTTAACGGATAATTCACAACATTATGAAAACTATACTTTATTATTGACATCAGACGAAATTGGCTTACAACAGTTGCAGGATAATTATATCCGGGTAAATTATAATTTAGGTAGCGCAGTCATTGATGCAATATTATTATTAATCGAACAACGGATTTTATCAGATGAATCTCTGGAAGAGCCTGATACTATTGCTGAAGATGATATAAGTGTCTATGAGCAACAACTAAAATCCAGCGACTATTATTCCTTATTCGTTGAGACAGTACCGGTAGATCTGAAGAAACTGTATACTGAAGTTCAGCAACGTGATTTCATATCGCTTTCGCAGACTGCACATCGATTGAAAGGCGTATTTGCTATGTTGAACCTGGTACTCGGCAAGCAGCTATGTGAAACATTAGAACAGCATATCGCAGATGGCGATCGGTTGAAGATCGAAAATAGCATCAGTCAAATTGATTCTTTCGTCACCAGACTGTTGCAGCAAGGTAACCCATAA
- the rcsB gene encoding response regulator transcription factor RcsB — protein sequence MNNLNVIIADDHPIVLFGIRKSLEQIEWVNVVGEFEDSTSLINNLSKLDANVLITDLSMPGDKYGDGITLIKYIKRHYPDLAIIVLTMNNNPAILSSVLDLDIDGIVLKQGAPADLPKALAALQKGKKFTPESVAKLLEKISANGYGDKRLSPKESEVLRLFAEGFLVTEIARKLNRSIKTISSQKKSAMLKLGVDNDIALLNYLSSVTISQVNKEE from the coding sequence ATGAACAACCTTAATGTAATTATTGCTGATGACCATCCAATTGTTTTGTTTGGCATCCGAAAGTCACTGGAACAAATTGAATGGGTCAACGTTGTTGGGGAATTTGAAGACTCAACATCACTGATTAACAATTTGTCTAAGCTTGATGCCAACGTGTTAATTACCGACCTTTCCATGCCTGGAGACAAGTATGGCGATGGCATCACACTGATAAAATATATAAAACGTCATTATCCTGATTTAGCCATAATTGTTCTCACAATGAATAATAACCCCGCTATTCTCAGTTCCGTGTTGGACTTAGATATTGATGGGATTGTATTAAAGCAAGGTGCTCCAGCTGATTTACCTAAAGCTTTGGCAGCATTACAGAAAGGGAAGAAATTCACCCCTGAAAGTGTCGCCAAATTGCTCGAGAAGATTAGTGCTAATGGCTACGGTGATAAGCGTTTGTCACCTAAAGAAAGTGAAGTATTGCGGTTATTTGCTGAAGGTTTCTTAGTGACCGAGATAGCGAGAAAACTTAATCGTAGTATAAAAACTATTAGTAGTCAGAAGAAATCAGCGATGCTGAAACTAGGCGTCGATAATGATATTGCCCTGCTGAACTATCTTTCATCTGTCACGATCAGTCAGGTTAATAAAGAAGAATAG
- the rcsC gene encoding two-component system sensor histidine kinase RcsC, with translation MKYLSSFRTTLKISRYLFRVLAIMLWSLGALLTTFYLLNILNEKKSDIRQEYNTNFELAQSFFRHSSDIIRDIKYMAENRLKHDTASSDIASGAFIKNKTAPKFYPLNQDADCAALSSSRYSSLNSLSNLILFWKENFAAAYDLNRIFFIGSDTLCMVDFDIRSTPMDQENLLKSLNEHILSYKDADNQDKDDAFYWVVPGVRPEIGTLYVFSPLYVGNKLEAFIGTEQTIRLEDFISSGPLPIGVTLLDQDNVPVLQLATGERHASILDNYPDSASYFGYVDDYNDLILKKNLLPSTLSITYSLPVKTIIETIKLLIFNAILLNILSAVVIFTLAWLFERKMFHPAEDNALRLEEHEQFNRKIVASAPVGISILRISDGTNILSNELAHNYINLLTNEDRERITRIICEQQANFVDVMTSNNNNLQISFVHSRYRNEDVAICVLVDVSSRVKMEESLQEMAAAAEQASQSKSMFLATVSHELRTPLYGIIGNLDLLQTKELPHGVERLVTAMNNSSGLLLKIISDILDFSKIESEQLKIEPSEFSTVEVITHISANYLPLVVKKQLGLYCFIEPNVPRMMMGDPVRLQQVISNLLNNAIKFTDTGCIILQVRVRGDYLEFRVRDTGVGINSREVNQLFDPFFQSGTGVQRHFQGTGLGLAICEKLINLMDGDVEVVSELGMGSIFAFRLPLYLAENRSQANSTVLPQSDRWQGKTVWLDIRNARLEQYLSDLLGHFGATARRYSFDESLGNQVLVCDYLPQISAPSSTWIQLSIEHIGLPQETRPGYWLLSSSTLLEIIPLLDRILLEGLQVVENTTLQLPVPKANQDDNADMHILVVDDHPINRRLLADQLTALGYQVMTANDGLDALAVLSGNHIDIVLTDVNMPNMDGYRLTQRIRQLNQHLPVIGVTANALAESKQRCLEAGMDNCLSKPVTLDTLRQMMRYYGDKVRRSR, from the coding sequence TTGAAATATCTTTCTTCATTTCGCACGACACTAAAAATCTCCCGCTACCTCTTTCGGGTATTGGCTATCATGCTATGGTCGCTGGGAGCATTACTGACGACATTTTATCTCCTGAACATTTTGAATGAGAAAAAATCTGATATTCGTCAGGAGTATAATACTAACTTTGAGTTGGCACAGAGCTTCTTCAGACACTCTTCAGACATTATCCGTGATATTAAGTATATGGCAGAGAACAGGTTAAAGCATGACACCGCGAGCAGTGATATTGCGTCGGGTGCGTTCATCAAAAATAAAACAGCCCCCAAATTTTACCCCCTCAATCAAGATGCAGATTGTGCGGCACTCAGTTCATCTCGCTACTCGTCACTAAACTCACTCAGCAATCTTATCCTGTTTTGGAAAGAAAACTTTGCTGCTGCATATGATCTCAACCGCATTTTCTTTATTGGCAGCGACACATTGTGCATGGTGGATTTCGATATTCGTAGCACGCCAATGGACCAAGAAAATCTACTTAAGTCATTGAATGAACATATCTTAAGCTATAAGGATGCGGACAATCAGGATAAAGATGACGCGTTTTATTGGGTGGTTCCTGGGGTTCGCCCTGAGATTGGTACACTGTATGTTTTTAGCCCGCTTTATGTGGGCAACAAATTAGAAGCGTTTATTGGTACTGAACAAACGATTCGCCTAGAAGATTTTATTTCTTCTGGGCCGCTACCGATCGGTGTGACCTTGCTGGATCAGGATAATGTGCCTGTTTTGCAGTTGGCCACAGGTGAGCGTCATGCTTCAATATTGGATAACTACCCCGATAGCGCCTCTTATTTTGGCTATGTTGATGATTATAATGATCTAATTCTGAAAAAGAATTTGCTGCCTTCAACGCTAAGCATCACTTATTCTTTACCCGTCAAAACGATCATCGAAACAATTAAATTATTGATTTTCAATGCAATACTGCTAAATATTCTTTCTGCGGTGGTGATTTTCACTTTAGCTTGGTTGTTTGAGCGGAAAATGTTCCACCCCGCGGAAGATAACGCCTTGAGGCTGGAAGAGCATGAGCAGTTCAACCGTAAAATTGTGGCCTCAGCCCCTGTGGGGATTTCTATCCTGCGTATCAGTGATGGAACCAATATTCTGAGTAATGAGTTAGCGCATAACTATATTAATTTGCTAACAAATGAGGACCGAGAACGTATTACGCGAATAATCTGTGAGCAGCAGGCGAATTTTGTCGATGTGATGACCAGTAATAATAATAATCTGCAAATTAGCTTTGTTCACTCTCGCTACCGCAATGAGGATGTGGCCATTTGTGTACTGGTGGATGTCAGTTCACGCGTCAAAATGGAAGAGTCATTGCAAGAGATGGCCGCAGCAGCAGAACAGGCCAGTCAATCAAAATCGATGTTTTTGGCCACAGTTAGCCATGAGTTGCGTACCCCGCTCTACGGGATCATTGGTAACCTTGATTTGTTGCAAACCAAAGAACTCCCTCATGGAGTTGAGCGGTTGGTGACAGCGATGAATAACTCCTCTGGCTTATTACTGAAAATCATCAGTGACATACTCGACTTCTCTAAAATTGAATCTGAACAACTGAAAATTGAGCCAAGTGAATTTTCTACCGTCGAAGTGATAACGCACATCTCTGCAAATTACCTACCCTTGGTGGTGAAAAAACAACTAGGGTTGTACTGCTTTATTGAGCCTAATGTGCCACGAATGATGATGGGTGATCCGGTTCGCCTGCAGCAAGTTATTTCTAACTTACTGAATAACGCTATTAAATTTACCGATACCGGCTGCATCATCCTACAAGTGCGGGTTCGCGGTGATTATTTGGAGTTTAGGGTTCGAGATACAGGGGTAGGGATTAATTCGCGCGAGGTAAATCAGCTTTTTGATCCCTTCTTCCAGAGCGGTACAGGTGTACAGCGTCACTTCCAAGGGACCGGTTTAGGCTTAGCTATTTGTGAGAAACTGATCAACTTGATGGACGGGGATGTTGAAGTAGTTTCTGAACTGGGGATGGGCAGTATTTTTGCCTTCCGACTTCCCCTTTATTTAGCCGAGAATCGGTCTCAAGCCAATAGTACCGTGTTGCCGCAGAGTGATCGTTGGCAAGGAAAAACAGTATGGTTGGATATTCGTAATGCGCGCTTGGAGCAATATTTATCTGATCTACTGGGCCATTTTGGTGCGACAGCACGGCGTTACAGCTTTGATGAGTCTTTGGGCAACCAAGTGTTGGTTTGTGATTACTTACCACAAATTAGCGCACCCTCATCGACATGGATTCAACTATCCATTGAACATATCGGCTTACCGCAAGAGACACGCCCAGGTTATTGGTTGTTGAGCTCGTCTACGCTGCTCGAAATTATTCCACTACTGGATCGCATTTTGTTGGAAGGGCTCCAAGTAGTCGAAAATACAACATTACAGTTACCCGTACCGAAAGCCAATCAGGATGATAATGCGGATATGCATATTCTGGTGGTGGATGATCACCCAATCAATCGTCGGTTACTGGCTGATCAGCTCACCGCATTAGGTTATCAGGTCATGACCGCGAACGATGGGCTGGATGCGTTAGCAGTGCTAAGTGGTAATCACATCGATATCGTGCTGACAGACGTCAATATGCCGAATATGGATGGTTATCGTCTTACTCAGCGTATAAGACAGTTGAATCAACATTTGCCAGTGATTGGCGTCACCGCAAATGCATTAGCGGAAAGTAAGCAGCGTTGCCTTGAAGCCGGTATGGATAACTGCTTATCTAAGCCTGTTACCCTAGATACATTGCGGCAGATGATGCGGTATTACGGTGATAAGGTTCGGCGCTCACGCTAA
- the gyrA gene encoding DNA topoisomerase (ATP-hydrolyzing) subunit A → MSDLAREITPVNIEEELKSSYLDYAMSVIVGRALPDVRDGLKPVHRRVLFAMNVLGNDWNKPYKKSARVVGDVIGKYHPHGDSAVYDTIVRMAQPFSLRYMLVDGQGNFGSVDGDSAAAMRYTEIRMSKIAHELLADLEKETVDYVPNYDGTEQIPAVMPTRIPNLLVNGSSGIAVGMATNIPPHNLSEVIDGCLAYIEDENISIEGLMEYIPGPDFPTAAIINGRRGIEEAYRTGRGKVYIRARAEVEADAKTGRETIIVHEIPYQVNKARLIEKIAELVKEKRVEGISALRDESDKDGMRIVIEIKRDAVGEVVLNNLYSLTQLQVTFGINMVALSQGQPKLLNLKDILVAFVRHRREVVTRRTIFELRKARDRAHILEALAIALANIDPIIELIRRAATPAEAKAGLIASPWELGNVAAMLERAGNDAARPEWLEAEFGIRDGKYYLTEQQAQAILDLRLQKLTGLEHEKLLDEYKELLTLIGELIFILENPERLMEVIREELVAIKEQYNDARRTEITANTSDINIEDLINQEDVVVTLSHQGYVKYQPLTDYEAQRRGGKGKSAARIKEEDFIDRLLVANTHDTILCFSSRGRLYWMKVYQLPEASRGARGRPIVNLLPLEPNERITAILPVREYEEGRHIFMATASGTVKKTALTEFSRPRSAGIIAVNLNEGDELIGVDLTDGSNEVMLFSALGKVVRFPETQVRSMGRTATGVRGINLNGDDRVISLIIPRGDGEILTVTENGYGKRTAVEEYPTKSRATQGVISIKVSERNGKVVGAVQVAPTDQIMMITDAGTLVRTRVSEVSIVGRNTQGVTLIRTAEDEHVVGLQRVAEPEEDDDILEGESLEGEEGGDENTTPNAPEDDSDADAEDDNA, encoded by the coding sequence ATGAGCGACCTTGCCAGAGAAATAACACCGGTCAACATCGAGGAAGAGCTGAAAAGCTCCTATCTGGATTATGCGATGTCCGTTATTGTCGGACGTGCTTTACCAGATGTCCGGGATGGACTGAAGCCGGTTCACCGTCGCGTACTGTTCGCGATGAATGTACTGGGCAATGACTGGAATAAACCATACAAAAAATCGGCCCGTGTAGTTGGGGACGTTATCGGTAAATATCACCCGCATGGTGACAGCGCGGTCTACGACACAATCGTGCGTATGGCCCAGCCGTTCTCACTGCGATATATGCTGGTGGATGGGCAGGGTAACTTCGGTTCCGTTGATGGCGACTCCGCCGCAGCGATGCGTTATACCGAAATCCGTATGTCTAAAATTGCTCACGAATTGTTAGCGGATTTAGAAAAAGAAACCGTCGACTACGTGCCAAACTACGATGGCACTGAGCAGATCCCTGCCGTTATGCCTACGCGCATCCCTAACCTATTGGTGAATGGTTCGTCAGGTATCGCCGTCGGGATGGCAACCAATATTCCGCCACATAACCTTTCTGAGGTTATTGATGGCTGTTTGGCTTACATCGAAGATGAAAACATCAGCATCGAAGGGCTGATGGAGTATATCCCTGGGCCAGACTTCCCCACTGCTGCGATAATCAATGGTCGTCGTGGTATCGAAGAAGCCTATCGTACTGGCCGTGGCAAGGTATATATCCGTGCCCGTGCTGAAGTTGAAGCTGACGCAAAAACGGGCCGTGAAACTATCATTGTTCACGAGATCCCGTATCAGGTGAATAAGGCGCGGTTGATTGAAAAAATCGCCGAGCTGGTAAAAGAAAAGCGTGTTGAAGGCATCAGCGCGTTACGTGATGAGTCGGATAAAGACGGCATGCGTATCGTGATTGAAATCAAACGCGATGCGGTCGGTGAAGTGGTGCTCAACAACCTCTATTCACTAACGCAATTGCAGGTGACTTTCGGTATCAATATGGTGGCTCTGTCTCAAGGGCAGCCTAAATTGCTTAATCTGAAGGACATTCTGGTCGCCTTTGTGCGCCATCGCCGTGAAGTGGTGACACGCAGGACTATTTTTGAACTGCGTAAAGCACGTGATCGCGCGCATATCCTTGAAGCGCTAGCCATTGCATTGGCTAACATCGATCCGATTATCGAATTGATTCGCCGTGCAGCGACGCCAGCGGAAGCCAAAGCGGGCTTGATTGCTAGCCCGTGGGAGTTAGGTAACGTTGCGGCCATGTTGGAACGCGCCGGTAATGATGCTGCTCGCCCAGAATGGCTTGAAGCAGAATTCGGTATTCGCGATGGCAAGTATTACCTCACCGAGCAACAGGCTCAGGCGATTTTGGATCTGCGTTTGCAGAAACTGACTGGCCTAGAGCATGAAAAACTGCTGGATGAGTATAAAGAGCTGCTGACCTTAATTGGTGAACTGATCTTTATTCTGGAAAACCCAGAGCGCTTGATGGAAGTGATCCGCGAAGAGCTAGTGGCGATTAAAGAGCAGTATAACGATGCACGTCGTACTGAAATCACCGCTAATACCTCTGATATCAACATCGAAGATCTGATTAATCAGGAAGATGTGGTTGTGACGTTATCCCATCAGGGTTACGTCAAATATCAACCGCTGACGGATTACGAAGCTCAGCGCCGTGGTGGTAAAGGCAAATCGGCCGCGCGTATCAAAGAAGAAGACTTCATTGATCGTCTGCTGGTTGCCAACACCCACGATACCATTTTGTGCTTCTCCAGCCGTGGCCGCCTCTATTGGATGAAGGTCTATCAGTTGCCGGAAGCCAGCCGTGGCGCACGTGGTCGCCCGATCGTCAACTTGTTGCCGCTTGAGCCGAATGAGCGTATCACCGCTATTCTGCCAGTACGGGAATACGAAGAAGGTCGCCACATCTTTATGGCTACCGCCAGTGGTACTGTGAAGAAAACCGCATTGACCGAGTTCAGCCGCCCACGCAGTGCCGGTATTATTGCCGTTAATCTGAACGAAGGCGATGAGCTGATTGGCGTGGATCTGACGGATGGCAGCAACGAAGTGATGCTGTTCTCTGCATTGGGCAAAGTGGTTCGCTTCCCAGAAACGCAGGTTCGTTCGATGGGCCGTACCGCGACGGGTGTCCGTGGTATCAACCTTAATGGCGATGATCGAGTTATCTCTCTGATTATCCCTCGTGGTGATGGCGAAATCTTAACCGTGACTGAAAACGGTTACGGTAAACGTACTGCGGTGGAAGAATATCCAACGAAGTCCCGTGCGACTCAGGGGGTTATCTCCATTAAAGTCAGTGAGCGTAATGGTAAGGTTGTCGGTGCTGTTCAGGTCGCACCAACCGATCAAATCATGATGATTACTGATGCTGGCACCTTGGTTCGTACTCGCGTGTCGGAAGTGAGCATTGTGGGTCGTAATACCCAAGGTGTGACGCTTATCCGTACTGCGGAAGATGAGCATGTGGTCGGTCTGCAACGTGTCGCAGAACCTGAAGAGGATGATGACATCCTAGAAGGTGAATCTTTGGAAGGTGAAGAGGGCGGTGATGAAAACACCACACCTAACGCGCCAGAAGACGATTCTGATGCCGACGCTGAAGATGACAATGCATAA
- the ubiG gene encoding bifunctional 2-polyprenyl-6-hydroxyphenol methylase/3-demethylubiquinol 3-O-methyltransferase UbiG, which produces MRAETPTPHHNVDEQEIAKFEAVASRWWDLEGEFKPLHRINPLRLDYILQRSGGIFGKNVLDVGCGGGILAESMAHEGANVTGLDMGYEPLQVARLHALETGAKLDYVQETVEHHAEKYPQHYDVVTCMEMLEHVPDPASVIRACAQLVKPGGHVFFSTINRNTKSWLMAVVGAEYVLKMVPKGTHDSKKFIRPSELIGWVDKTSLLERHIIGLHYNPLTDHFKLGRNVDVNYMVHTQRDSQ; this is translated from the coding sequence ATGCGCGCAGAGACCCCGACTCCTCATCATAATGTCGACGAGCAAGAGATCGCTAAATTTGAAGCCGTTGCTTCCCGCTGGTGGGATTTGGAAGGTGAGTTTAAGCCTCTCCATCGTATTAATCCCCTGCGTCTGGACTATATTTTGCAGCGCTCCGGCGGCATCTTCGGTAAGAACGTATTAGACGTCGGTTGCGGTGGCGGTATTCTGGCAGAAAGCATGGCACATGAAGGCGCAAACGTCACAGGGTTGGATATGGGCTATGAACCCTTGCAAGTGGCTCGTCTGCATGCGCTGGAAACCGGTGCCAAACTGGATTATGTGCAAGAAACGGTGGAGCATCATGCAGAAAAATACCCGCAACATTACGATGTCGTGACCTGTATGGAGATGCTTGAGCACGTACCCGATCCGGCTTCCGTTATCCGTGCCTGCGCGCAATTGGTCAAGCCGGGTGGGCATGTGTTCTTTTCAACCATTAATCGTAATACCAAATCTTGGTTGATGGCTGTCGTCGGCGCGGAATACGTTCTGAAAATGGTACCGAAAGGCACTCATGATTCGAAAAAGTTTATTCGCCCTTCAGAACTCATCGGCTGGGTGGATAAAACCTCATTGCTGGAACGCCACATTATCGGGTTGCACTACAATCCGCTGACAGACCACTTTAAGCTGGGCCGTAACGTCGATGTCAACTACATGGTACATACTCAGCGAGACAGCCAGTAA